The Streptomyces sp. 11x1 genomic sequence GCACACCCCCGAAGGCACCTGGATCGGGATCGAGCTCAAGGGCACGTACTCCGACGGCACCGACACGCCCTGGTACGTGCTCGGCCGGTGGGCGGCCGGGGACCGGGACATCAGACGGATGTCCGTCGACGGCCAGAAGGACGGCAGAAGCAGTGTCTGGACGGACACCTTCGCGATCGACGACCCGGCGACGGGCCTGCGCCTGGCCTCCTACCGGCTGCGCCTGACGCTGTACCGCACGCCCGGTACCCGGCTGACCCCCATGGTCTGGCGCCTCGGCGCGATGGGCTCCGACGTCCCCGACCGCTTCACCGTCCCCGCCTCGACGCCCGGACTCGCACGGGAGCTGGACGTCCCGCGCTACTCGCAGGAGATCCACAAGGGCCAGTACCCCGAGTACGACAACGGCGGCGAGGCCTGGTGCAGCCCCACCTCCTCGCAGATGGTCATAGAGTTCTGGGGCAGGAAGCCCACCGCCGCCGACCTGGCCTGGGTCGACCCGGCGTTCACGGACCCGCAGGTGTGCCACGCGGCGCGGTTCACCTTCGACTACCAGTACGAGGGCTGCGGCAACTGGCCCTTCAACGCCGCGTACGCCGCCACCTACCAGGACCTCCAGGGCGTGGTGACCCGGTTGGGCTCGCTCACCGACCTGGAGACACTGATCGGGGCGGGCATCCCGGCGATCACCTCCCAGTCGTTCCTCGCGGAGGAGCTGACGGGAGCGGGCTACGGCACGGCCGGGCATCTGATGACGGTGATCGGCTTCACGGCCGAGGGCGACGTCATCGCCAACGACCCGAACTCGCCGACCAACGAGGCGGTGCGCCGGGTCTACCGGCGGCGCGAGTGGGAGAACATCTGGCTGCGGACCAAGCGGTACAACGCCGCCGGCAAGGTCGTCTCCGGCACCGGCGGCGTCTGTTACGTGTACTTCCCGGCGCGGCCCACGGCCCGCCAGCGCGCGGCGCTCTCGGCGGTGGGCATCCTCTGACGCGGCAGACCAGGTGCGGCGCGGCTCCCGGACGACCGGGGCCGCGCCGACGTGTGACCAAGGTCTCGGCCGCGAACCGCCCATGCGGTGGCAAGGTGGACGAGGCGGTGGGGGGAGCCCATCGCACACCGATCACACCAGCGAGCTGCCATGACCGCGACCTCCGCCACCGCCACCCGCGTCCGGACCCGCACGGGCGGGCCCGGGGACGACGGCCCGAAGATCGTCGAGCACGTGATGGGCTGGACCCTGGTCGTGGTCGTCGCGATGCTGGTGGCCCAGCTGGGTCTGCTGTGATCTGATCCGCCGCTCGATTCTGTCGATCAGAGTCGAACAAGCTGGTGGTGAGGGTCTGCCATACTGCGGTTGTCCCGCTGGCAGTTGGAGACCAGGACCGAAATTGAACAGCAGTCAACAGCGTGGAGTCGCACCGCCGCGGGTTCGCGGCACCGACCGTTCGCTGGCGCGCCGCGCCGAACTCATCTCCATCGGGCGCAAGTTGTTCGCCGACACGTCGTACGACACGTTGTCCATGGACGACATCGCGCGACAGGCGCACGTGGCCAAGGGACTGATCTACTACTACTTCAAGTCCAAGCGCGGCTACTACCTCGCGATCGTCGAGGACTCGGTGGCCGATCTGATCACGTTCGCGGCGAGCGGGCTCCAACTGCCGCCCGTGGAACGGGTGCACCGGACCATAGACTGCTATCTGCGGTACGCCGAGGACAATCAGGCCGCCTACCGCACGATCGTCAGTGGCGGTGTCGGCTTCGACACCCAGGTGCACGCGATCCGGGACGGCGTCCGCGAGGCGATCGTCGCCACCATCGCGGAGGGCGCGTACGGCAGGACCGACATCGAACCGGTCGCCCGCATGGGCCTGTTCGGCTGGGTGTGCGCGGTCGAGGGCGCCACGCTGGACTGGATCGACCGCCCTGAGCTGCCCCGAGAGACCATGCGCGACCTGCTCGTCAAGATGCTGGGCGGCTCGCTGCGCGCCATCGAGGAGCTGGCCCCGGCCTATCTCGCGCCGGAGCCCGCCCGCCGGGACGCCTGAGCGCTCCCCGGGGCGGCGACACCCGGCGACGCACTCGGGGTGGGGGTCCGTGACCGACCGACCCCCACCCCAAGTCCCCCTTCGCCGCGGTTACCTGATCGCCTTGATCAGTTCACCATCGGCGGTGTCGCCGCTCAGCTCCCAGAAGAAGGTGCCGCCGAGGCCCTGCGCGTCCTTGTACGCCATCTTCCCCTTGATGGTCCGCGGGGTGTCGTAACTCCACCAGTCGTCACCGCACTTGGCGTACGCGGTGCCGCCGACGATCCCGTTGGCCGGGCACGTCTTCTTGAGCACCTTGTAGTCCTCGTAGCCCGCCTCGTACGTCCCCGCGGCCGGGCCGGTCGCCGTACCGCCGGGCGCGGACCGAGTCACCCCGGTCCAGCCGCGGCCGTAGAAGCCGATGCCGAGCAGCAGCTTGGAGGACGGGATGCCGAGGCCCTTCAGCTTCTGGATGGTGGCGGCGGTGTTGAAGTGCTTGTCGGCGATGCCCGGGTACGGGTACAGCGGCGAGTGCGGGGCGGTGGTCGCGTCCCAGGAGCCGAAGTAGTCGTAGGTCATCGGGTTGTACCAGTCGACGTACTTCGCGGCGCCCGCGTAGTCCGCCGCGTCGATCTTGCCGCCGGGCTTGGCGTCGGCCGTGATCGCTGCGGTGACGAGCTCCTTCTTGCCGAATCGTTTGCGCAGTGCGGCCATCAGCTCCTCGAAGGACTCGCTGCCGCTGGTGTCGCAGGTGAGGCCGCAGGCGTTGGGGTACTCCCAGTCGATGTCGATCCCGTCGAAGACGTCCTTCCAGCGGGAGTTCTCGACGAGGTCGTAGCAGGAGTTCGCGAAGGCCTCAGGGTCCTTCGCCGCCTCACCGAAGCCACCGGACCAGGTCCAGCCGCCGAACGACCAGACGATCTTGAGGTTCGGGTGCAGCTTCTTCAGCTTGCGCAGCTGGTTGAAGTTGCCGCTCAGCGGCTGGTCCGCGCTGTCCGCGACGCCGTCCACGGACTCCTCGGCGGTGAAGGGCTTGTCGGTGTCCGCCCAGGCGTCGCCGAGGGAGCACTTGCCGTCGACGACGTTTCCGAAGGCGTAGTTGATGTGCGTGAGCTTCTTCGCCGAGCCTGAGGTCTCGATGTTCTTGACGTAGTACTTGCGGCCGTAGATGCCCCAGTCGATGAAGTAGCCGACGACCTTGGAAGGGGCCGCGCCGGGCGTGCGCTGCGGGGAGCCGGCCTCCGCCGGGGTGGCGGTCGCGGTGCCCGCTCCGGCGAGCAGTCCTGCGCCGAGAGTGGCGCAACACGTGGCGGCGACGAGCGTCCTGACGGGGACGCGGGGGCTGTGCGGTCTGAGCATCGTGACTCCGGGGGAGGAGAGCGGGACGGGGAGGGTCCTGCCTGGACCTGCTGTGCCGAGGGGGGTGAACGCGGTGTCGCGTTGTTGGTGGAGAACGTAGAGGACTAGACCACTGGGGTCAATGGTTCGGACCAATTTGGGTGAGGGTGCGGCGGGCTCGAAAAGTGCCCGGATGAACGGTCGTTAACCGGCGACTCGCTGCTCCGGATCGGGCATACTCCAAGCGCCACCGCCGCTGATCAGCGGCTTCCGCGATCCGGAGGAGGACCATCGGCTGTGGCACGTGTGACCCGGCGGCACCACCCCATCCCCGGTGAAGTGTCCGCCGCCGTGCCCTACAGGGAGGAGAGCGTTGCCATGCCCGAGCGCGCCGCGCAGCCGGTGGACCGTCAACTGCCCACGGAAGAGGCCCGCGATCTGATCTCGCTCGTCCGTGAGATCGCGCAGCGGGAGATCGCCCCGCACGCGGCCGCGGAAGAGGACGCCGGCCGGTTCCCTCGCGAACTCTTCGGTCTGCTCTCCGAGTCGGGACTGCTCGGCCTGCCGTACGACGCGGAACACGGTGGCGGGGGCCAGCCGTACGAGGTCTATCTGCAGGCGCTGGAAGAGCTGGCCATGGCCCGTCTCACGGTCGGCCTCGGGGTCAGCGTCCACACCCTGGCCTGTCACGCCCTCGCCGACTACGGGACCGAGGAGCAGCGGGCCGAGCATCTGCCGGCGATGCTGGGCGGCCGTCTGCTCGGCGCGTACTGCCTCTCCGAGCCCTCGTCCGGCTCGGACGCCGCGTCCCTGCGGACGAAGGCGGTACGGGAGGGCGAGGAGTGGGTGATCAGCGGCACCAAGGCGTGGATCACCCACGGCGGCAACGCCGACTTCTGCACGGTGATGGCCCGAACGGGCGGCGAGGGCTCCGGTTCCCGGGGCATCACGGCCTTCCTGGTGCCGGGGGACGCCGCGGGGCTGAGCGCCGCGGCACCGGAGAAGAAGATGGGCATGAAGGGGTCACCCACCGCGCAGCTCCACTTCGACGGGGTGCGCGTCGCCGACAGCAGGCGCATCGGTGAGGAGGGCCAGGGCTTCGCGATCGCCCTGTCCGCGCTCGACTCCGGACGGCTCGGCATCGCGGCCTGCGCGATCGGCGTGGCCCAAGCGGCACTCGACGAAGCGGTCGCCTACGCCACCGGACGGCAGCAGTTCGGGCGCCCGATCTCCGACTTCCAGGGGCTGCGCTTCATGCTCGCGGACATGGCGACACAGGTGGAGGCGGGCCGCGCGCTCTACCTCACGGCGGCGCGACTGCGCGACGCGGGCAGGCCGTTCTCCCGGCAGGCGGCCATGGCGAAGCTGCTGTGCACCGACGCTGCGATGAAAGTCACCACGGACGCCGTTCAGATCCTCGGCGGGTACGGCTACACGACGGACTTCCCCGTCGAGCGGTACATGCGCGAGGCCAAGGTGCTCCAGATCGTCGAGGGAACCAATCAGATCCAGCGGATGGTCATCGCACGTCACCTCGCGGGGCCCGAGTCACGCTGAACGAACCACGGGAGAAGCCGGGCGCCCCGAACGGGTCCGCGCGGGTGCCGAACTGGTCGAGACCGCTCGGCGGCGTCGCCAGTCGCACCCACTCCGGATCGTGACGCCCCGGCAGAGTGCGGCCCCGGTCGGCCCAAGTCCGCAGCAGAGCACGGTAGATGGGCGGGTCCTGAAGCGGGGCCGACCCTTGCGGAAGCGATTCTGCCGAAGCCGGTACGAAGATGTGAAGCCGACTCCTGGTCACCGAAAAAGGTGGGGTCATACCGGGCCAACGCGCACGAGGCCGCGCTGGTCACCGTTCCCGGGAATCGTGTCTGAGTTCGCGCCGGAACCGAACGGGGCAGGACGGGCCTGCCCGCCGGGCACGGAGGCGTCGGGCCCGACCGGGCCCTGAATCAGGCGGCCTGGCGCTGATCGGCCTGGCTCTGCTCGGGCTGCTGACGCCGCATCACCGGCACGCGGATCGGTCGCGAGCCCGGGCCGCCGACGTGCGAGAAGGGCTGGGTCCGCCAGTCGAGGCCCTGCGGGAGCGTCAACAGCAGCGCGGTGTCCTGCTCCTGAGCCTCGACGGACTCGTCCGCCGACCGGGCCTCGCTCGCCGAACGACCGGTGCCGGCACAGGCCGTGAGCCCGAAGGGGTTCCACGGCGACACGACGCGCGCGTGCTCGGGGAGGCTGTCCTCCTCGGACAGCAGGGCGATGGGCTGAGCGCAGTCCGGGCAGATCACCCGGTACGTCTCGAAGGTGTCGTACGCGTCGAACTCGTCGTCCGGTTCGACGCCCTCCGGCTCGGGCTCG encodes the following:
- a CDS encoding TetR/AcrR family transcriptional regulator, coding for MNSSQQRGVAPPRVRGTDRSLARRAELISIGRKLFADTSYDTLSMDDIARQAHVAKGLIYYYFKSKRGYYLAIVEDSVADLITFAASGLQLPPVERVHRTIDCYLRYAEDNQAAYRTIVSGGVGFDTQVHAIRDGVREAIVATIAEGAYGRTDIEPVARMGLFGWVCAVEGATLDWIDRPELPRETMRDLLVKMLGGSLRAIEELAPAYLAPEPARRDA
- a CDS encoding glycoside hydrolase family 18 protein, whose product is MLRPHSPRVPVRTLVAATCCATLGAGLLAGAGTATATPAEAGSPQRTPGAAPSKVVGYFIDWGIYGRKYYVKNIETSGSAKKLTHINYAFGNVVDGKCSLGDAWADTDKPFTAEESVDGVADSADQPLSGNFNQLRKLKKLHPNLKIVWSFGGWTWSGGFGEAAKDPEAFANSCYDLVENSRWKDVFDGIDIDWEYPNACGLTCDTSGSESFEELMAALRKRFGKKELVTAAITADAKPGGKIDAADYAGAAKYVDWYNPMTYDYFGSWDATTAPHSPLYPYPGIADKHFNTAATIQKLKGLGIPSSKLLLGIGFYGRGWTGVTRSAPGGTATGPAAGTYEAGYEDYKVLKKTCPANGIVGGTAYAKCGDDWWSYDTPRTIKGKMAYKDAQGLGGTFFWELSGDTADGELIKAIR
- a CDS encoding acyl-CoA dehydrogenase family protein, which gives rise to MPERAAQPVDRQLPTEEARDLISLVREIAQREIAPHAAAEEDAGRFPRELFGLLSESGLLGLPYDAEHGGGGQPYEVYLQALEELAMARLTVGLGVSVHTLACHALADYGTEEQRAEHLPAMLGGRLLGAYCLSEPSSGSDAASLRTKAVREGEEWVISGTKAWITHGGNADFCTVMARTGGEGSGSRGITAFLVPGDAAGLSAAAPEKKMGMKGSPTAQLHFDGVRVADSRRIGEEGQGFAIALSALDSGRLGIAACAIGVAQAALDEAVAYATGRQQFGRPISDFQGLRFMLADMATQVEAGRALYLTAARLRDAGRPFSRQAAMAKLLCTDAAMKVTTDAVQILGGYGYTTDFPVERYMREAKVLQIVEGTNQIQRMVIARHLAGPESR
- a CDS encoding peptidase C39 family protein; its protein translation is MTSLSEPSRRTVLTAAVATAAAAAAAGAAGQAVADTTSGRGEAPVRPTRAPERFTDFRAWTSYTDWCSGSARGTLAKAGTRPGLVIDSPLGTTDYTDPHTGRTAAWEYGTWTSAVHRLTVPATEAVASWNAHTPEGTWIGIELKGTYSDGTDTPWYVLGRWAAGDRDIRRMSVDGQKDGRSSVWTDTFAIDDPATGLRLASYRLRLTLYRTPGTRLTPMVWRLGAMGSDVPDRFTVPASTPGLARELDVPRYSQEIHKGQYPEYDNGGEAWCSPTSSQMVIEFWGRKPTAADLAWVDPAFTDPQVCHAARFTFDYQYEGCGNWPFNAAYAATYQDLQGVVTRLGSLTDLETLIGAGIPAITSQSFLAEELTGAGYGTAGHLMTVIGFTAEGDVIANDPNSPTNEAVRRVYRRREWENIWLRTKRYNAAGKVVSGTGGVCYVYFPARPTARQRAALSAVGIL
- a CDS encoding SCO1431 family membrane protein; translation: MTATSATATRVRTRTGGPGDDGPKIVEHVMGWTLVVVVAMLVAQLGLL